A stretch of the Streptomyces sp. NBC_01428 genome encodes the following:
- a CDS encoding bifunctional metallophosphatase/5'-nucleotidase → MPPTFRHRRTHRLLAAAAGLATVGALAAAMPASAHQDDATPLHHHGSGRYQDVQLLSFNDLHGNLEPPTGSSGRVTELQPDGTTKTIDAGGVEYLATHLRDARKGNKYSITAAAGDMVGASPLISGLFHDEPTIDALNKLDLDVTSVGNHEFDEGAKELARLQKGGCHPTDGCYDKKAKFKGADFPYLAANVTDEKTKKPILKPYWVWKKNGVKVGFIGVTLEGTPNIVSAEGVKGLKFGDEVETINKYAKELQRQGVKSIVALIHEGGAPASQSYNYDCDSPGAGDGISGPIVDIAKNVTPAVDALVTGHTHQAYACTIPDPAGNPRMVTSASSFGRLYTDTTLTYDRRTGDIARTAVKSANHVVTRDVAKAADLTSLIAKWNALSAPIASRPIGYIAGDIGNAGTESPLGDLIADAQLAYGKSVDAEADLAVMNPGGIRAGLTYTASGSEGDGVVTFGEAYTVQPFANTVNLVDLTGAQVVTALQQQVSGANEASPKILQISKGLTYTLDLTKTGAARVVADSVELNGTAIDPAATYRVAMNSFLAGGGDGFAELGKGTNVRVGNDDLAALESYLTAGSSATAPYPVPAADRITIVK, encoded by the coding sequence ATGCCGCCCACCTTCCGGCACAGACGAACTCATCGACTCCTCGCGGCCGCCGCGGGTCTCGCCACCGTGGGTGCGCTGGCCGCGGCGATGCCCGCCAGCGCGCACCAGGACGACGCGACCCCGCTGCACCACCACGGCAGCGGCCGCTACCAGGACGTCCAGCTGCTCTCCTTCAACGACCTGCACGGCAACCTGGAGCCGCCGACCGGCTCCTCCGGCCGTGTCACGGAGCTGCAGCCCGACGGCACGACGAAGACCATCGACGCGGGTGGCGTCGAGTACCTGGCCACGCACCTGCGCGACGCCCGCAAGGGCAACAAGTACTCGATCACGGCCGCCGCCGGTGACATGGTCGGCGCCTCTCCCCTGATCTCCGGGCTCTTCCACGACGAGCCGACGATCGACGCGCTGAACAAGCTCGACCTGGACGTGACGAGCGTCGGCAACCACGAGTTCGACGAGGGCGCCAAGGAGCTGGCCCGCCTGCAGAAGGGCGGCTGCCACCCGACGGACGGCTGCTACGACAAGAAGGCGAAGTTCAAGGGCGCCGATTTCCCCTACCTCGCGGCGAACGTCACCGACGAGAAGACCAAGAAGCCGATCCTCAAGCCCTACTGGGTCTGGAAGAAGAACGGCGTCAAGGTCGGCTTCATCGGCGTCACGCTGGAGGGCACGCCGAACATCGTCTCCGCCGAGGGCGTCAAGGGCCTGAAGTTCGGCGACGAGGTCGAGACGATCAACAAGTACGCCAAGGAACTCCAGCGGCAGGGCGTGAAGTCCATCGTCGCGCTGATCCACGAGGGCGGGGCGCCCGCCTCGCAGTCGTACAACTACGACTGTGACAGCCCCGGCGCGGGCGACGGCATCTCCGGGCCGATCGTCGACATCGCCAAGAACGTCACGCCGGCCGTCGACGCCCTGGTCACCGGCCACACCCACCAGGCCTACGCGTGCACCATCCCCGACCCGGCCGGCAACCCCCGCATGGTCACCTCGGCCTCCTCCTTCGGCCGGCTCTACACGGACACCACGCTGACCTACGACCGCCGGACCGGCGACATCGCGCGCACGGCGGTCAAGTCCGCGAACCACGTGGTCACCCGTGACGTCGCCAAGGCGGCCGACCTGACGTCGCTGATCGCCAAGTGGAACGCGCTCTCCGCGCCCATCGCCTCGCGTCCCATCGGCTACATCGCCGGTGACATCGGCAACGCCGGCACCGAGTCCCCCCTCGGCGACCTGATCGCCGACGCGCAGCTCGCGTACGGCAAGTCCGTCGACGCCGAGGCCGACCTCGCCGTGATGAACCCGGGCGGCATCCGTGCCGGGCTCACCTACACGGCGAGCGGCAGCGAGGGCGACGGCGTCGTGACCTTCGGCGAGGCGTACACGGTCCAGCCGTTCGCCAACACGGTCAACCTGGTCGACCTCACCGGCGCCCAGGTGGTCACCGCGCTCCAGCAGCAGGTCAGCGGTGCCAACGAGGCCTCCCCGAAGATCCTCCAGATCTCCAAGGGCCTCACCTACACCCTCGACCTGACGAAGACCGGCGCGGCCCGCGTCGTCGCCGACTCGGTCGAGCTGAACGGCACGGCCATCGACCCGGCCGCCACCTACCGCGTCGCGATGAACTCCTTCCTCGCGGGCGGCGGCGACGGCTTCGCGGAACTCGGCAAGGGCACCAACGTCCGGGTCGGCAACGACGACCTCGCGGCCCTGGAGAGCTACCTGACGGCCGGCTCCTCCGCCACGGCGCCGTACCCGGTCCCGGCCGCGGACCGGATCACGATCGTCAAGTAG
- a CDS encoding LmeA family phospholipid-binding protein, whose product MRTPHRIATHSFPNPYEELGALDGTGPLEDFLHEDLPRDDLPEDPDDGWSPPNHRRGSRRRRRRFAGLPFAVKASATVLALAAFLALGDRWAVLYAEHRAADKLKDQLHLTAAPEVEIGGFPFLTQLADQRLDSVKVTVPDVAADRVSLAKVSATATNVRLDGDGPTSVRGARIPQMHGEVLLSFEDLNRELGASQVTFTGHGRDQVRARGTLPVAGHDLQLRADARIQRDGARGISTHIGGMRLDIGDLATYRPGARASEGLHLTRDTAARLGKEAGKARALLAVPSIVHRLGVPDSAVREALRDDTKLASLTGAPAFVHQAMRLNLFDVAAAHPELLKRLGFDPSLLQGLTRLTRPVLADQLSLGFQLPHPADGAVNLRDVRVERDGIRVQVAGTDLRVGH is encoded by the coding sequence ATGCGTACCCCCCACCGCATAGCCACGCATTCCTTTCCGAACCCCTACGAAGAACTGGGTGCCCTCGACGGCACCGGGCCGCTGGAGGACTTCCTCCACGAGGACCTTCCCCGGGACGACCTCCCGGAGGACCCGGACGACGGCTGGTCCCCGCCCAACCACCGGCGCGGCAGCCGGCGCCGCCGCAGGCGCTTCGCCGGTCTCCCGTTCGCCGTCAAGGCGTCCGCCACGGTCCTGGCCCTCGCGGCCTTCCTCGCCCTCGGCGACCGCTGGGCGGTGCTGTACGCCGAGCACCGGGCGGCCGACAAGCTCAAGGACCAGCTGCATCTGACCGCGGCCCCCGAGGTCGAGATCGGCGGCTTCCCCTTCCTCACCCAGCTCGCCGACCAGCGGCTGGACTCGGTGAAGGTGACCGTGCCCGACGTGGCCGCCGACCGGGTGTCCCTGGCGAAGGTGTCGGCGACGGCGACGAACGTCCGGCTCGACGGCGACGGCCCGACCTCCGTGCGCGGCGCCCGCATTCCCCAGATGCACGGCGAGGTCCTGCTGTCCTTCGAAGACCTGAACCGTGAACTGGGTGCCTCGCAGGTCACGTTCACCGGGCACGGCCGTGACCAGGTGCGGGCGCGCGGCACCCTGCCCGTCGCCGGGCACGATCTGCAGCTGCGGGCCGACGCGCGCATCCAGCGGGACGGCGCGCGCGGCATCTCCACCCACATCGGCGGCATGCGTCTGGACATCGGCGACCTCGCGACCTACCGCCCCGGCGCGCGCGCCTCGGAAGGCCTGCACCTCACCCGGGACACGGCCGCCCGGCTCGGCAAGGAGGCCGGGAAGGCACGGGCGCTGCTCGCCGTTCCCTCGATCGTCCACCGGCTCGGGGTGCCCGACTCCGCGGTCCGTGAGGCACTTCGTGACGACACCAAGCTGGCGTCCCTGACCGGGGCACCCGCCTTCGTCCACCAGGCGATGCGGCTGAACCTGTTCGACGTGGCGGCCGCCCACCCGGAGCTCCTGAAGCGCCTCGGCTTCGACCCCTCCCTGCTCCAGGGCCTCACCCGTCTCACCCGTCCCGTTCTCGCCGACCAGCTCTCGCTGGGCTTCCAGCTGCCGCACCCGGCGGACGGAGCGGTGAACCTGCGGGACGTGCGGGTCGAGCGCGACGGTATCCGGGTCCAGGTGGCGGGCACGGACCTGCGGGTCGGGCACTGA